The following are from one region of the Streptomyces fradiae genome:
- a CDS encoding asparagine synthase-related protein, which yields MRWLVGWSSVAARFGAAPTAPPGSPGSAGAVGDPGEGRTVHPVGAQLLWGDPDPLWAVGDWRPDEVRLVDVDAQTRLAVLGCCAASDEELRRGLLTARGGALRHLTAWAGSYTAVVKTGRRITVTGDLAGARPVFHTPWAGGTAFGTAALPLADLTEAQLDIGHLAALLACPETPEALRDSTPYEGVRRVPPGHALILREGSREITGYETVASLAVAAPEADPRQAVEAVRDALVDAVRARLTAPRHAPEVPLPDPGPVPGMGPADRRAARGGAPAPGIGADLSGGSASGTLALLAAGLPGVPGTVLGHGTGAGERLLAVTFNDLTGPGSQEELGRAREIAANPRLHHVVVAAGEEALPYAELEGPLTDEPGPSLVTAERHRRRLAGGSADHFTGFGARQVLDAHPARLADLLMDRRRRSLVRPVTALAKASGPSAGALLVPLQVYRAARRLARTPYRTGLEAAATRVLEANRAPAGAHGPLEASLSALAWSRPGPAARWLTGEALAEVSVRLNRAATLPASVQRPGEARARAALARSAADLRVLEQAAEIRSQRLHAPFLDNQVVRACRDLPESLRVQPDARAGVLRTVLAGAGIHDLPPGWGAPHPAVPAAATRAGLRAALPHLLALFDAPLLADAGLIEARVVRRALRAATDGEPVPLDGLADLISTELWLRRLLARRGSCWTGTAAPRHRAVPGPLIPTARSLPA from the coding sequence ATGCGGTGGCTGGTGGGCTGGAGCAGTGTCGCCGCGCGCTTCGGTGCCGCGCCCACCGCGCCGCCCGGCTCCCCGGGATCCGCCGGCGCGGTCGGTGACCCGGGCGAGGGGCGCACGGTGCACCCGGTGGGCGCGCAACTCCTGTGGGGCGACCCGGATCCGCTGTGGGCGGTCGGCGACTGGCGGCCCGACGAGGTGCGCCTGGTGGACGTCGACGCGCAGACCCGGCTCGCCGTCCTCGGCTGCTGCGCCGCGAGCGACGAGGAGCTGCGGCGCGGACTGCTGACCGCGCGCGGGGGCGCACTGCGGCATCTGACCGCCTGGGCGGGCAGCTACACCGCCGTGGTGAAGACCGGCCGCCGGATCACCGTCACCGGTGATCTCGCGGGCGCCCGGCCGGTGTTCCACACCCCGTGGGCGGGCGGCACCGCCTTCGGCACCGCCGCGCTGCCGCTCGCCGACCTCACCGAGGCGCAGCTCGACATCGGGCACCTGGCGGCGCTCCTCGCCTGCCCCGAGACCCCGGAGGCGCTGCGCGACTCCACCCCGTACGAGGGGGTCCGCCGGGTGCCGCCGGGGCACGCGCTGATCCTGCGCGAGGGCTCCCGCGAGATCACCGGTTACGAGACGGTCGCCTCGCTCGCCGTGGCCGCGCCCGAGGCCGATCCGCGGCAGGCCGTGGAGGCGGTGCGGGACGCGCTGGTCGACGCGGTACGGGCCCGGCTCACCGCGCCACGGCACGCGCCCGAGGTGCCGCTGCCCGACCCGGGCCCGGTGCCCGGCATGGGGCCCGCCGACCGGCGCGCGGCCCGTGGCGGCGCGCCCGCGCCCGGCATCGGCGCCGATCTGTCCGGCGGCAGCGCGTCGGGCACCCTGGCGCTGCTCGCGGCCGGACTGCCGGGGGTGCCCGGCACGGTCCTCGGGCACGGCACGGGCGCGGGGGAGCGGCTCCTTGCCGTCACCTTCAACGACCTGACCGGGCCCGGCAGTCAGGAGGAGCTGGGCCGGGCCCGCGAGATCGCCGCCAACCCGCGGCTGCACCACGTGGTCGTCGCGGCGGGCGAGGAGGCCCTGCCGTACGCCGAGCTCGAAGGGCCGCTGACGGACGAGCCCGGCCCCTCTTTGGTGACGGCCGAACGGCACCGGCGGCGGCTCGCGGGCGGCAGCGCCGACCACTTCACCGGCTTCGGGGCCCGGCAGGTCCTGGACGCCCACCCGGCGCGCCTCGCCGACCTCCTGATGGACCGCCGGCGCCGTTCCCTGGTGCGGCCGGTGACCGCGCTCGCCAAGGCCAGCGGGCCGTCGGCGGGCGCGCTCCTGGTGCCGCTGCAGGTCTACCGGGCGGCGCGCCGGCTCGCCCGTACGCCGTACCGGACCGGTCTGGAGGCCGCCGCCACGCGCGTGCTCGAGGCCAACCGGGCGCCCGCCGGGGCGCACGGCCCCCTGGAGGCCTCGCTGTCCGCGCTCGCCTGGTCCCGGCCGGGGCCCGCGGCGCGCTGGCTGACCGGGGAGGCGCTGGCCGAGGTGTCGGTCCGGCTCAACCGGGCGGCCACGCTGCCGGCCTCCGTGCAGCGCCCGGGCGAGGCACGCGCGCGTGCCGCCCTCGCGCGGTCCGCCGCCGACCTGCGGGTCCTGGAGCAGGCGGCGGAGATCCGCAGCCAGCGCCTGCACGCCCCGTTCCTGGACAACCAGGTGGTACGGGCCTGCCGCGACCTGCCGGAATCGCTGCGGGTCCAGCCCGACGCGCGCGCGGGCGTGCTGCGCACCGTCCTCGCCGGCGCCGGCATCCACGACCTTCCGCCCGGCTGGGGCGCCCCGCACCCCGCCGTCCCGGCCGCCGCCACCCGCGCGGGCCTGCGCGCCGCGCTCCCCCACCTGCTGGCCCTCTTCGACGCGCCGCTCCTCGCCGACGCGGGCCTGATCGAGGCCCGCGTGGTCCGCCGCGCCCTGCGCGCCGCCACCGACGGCGAACCCGTCCCCCTCGACGGCCTCGCCGACCTGATCTCCACCGAACTCTGGCTCCGCCGCCTCCTCGCCCGCCGCGGCTCCTGCTGGACGGGCACCGCCGCCCCCCGGCACCGCGCGGTGCCGGGGCCGCTGATCCCGACGGCACGGTCGCTGCCGGCCTAG
- a CDS encoding sigma-70 family RNA polymerase sigma factor yields MSGDSRDETPAAAGTAEAGGLPSRQVPSQGGPGGAHGSAPSAPAPEASVPQQREGGGVPPSAAEAFDHGGADTDSGSGSVLPPPLDLPPSDAELIQRMRDGDDSAYEELFRRHSAAVRRYARSCCRDADTADDLTAEVFARTLQAVRGGAGPEQAVRAYLLTSVRRVAATWIRTQKREHLVEDFAVFAEEAARAAEVSDQSATFGAGLDLGADVLAMHEAEQSLAMQAFRSLPERWQAVLWHTTVEEESPSEVAPLFGLTANATAVLASRAREGLKQAYLQAHVSQSLTAGGDCARYADRLGAYARGGLRMRAERGLRKHIEECAKCRLAAGELAHVNAGIPALLPVAVIGWFAAGYSLKAAGVVAGGAAGAGAAGAAAAATGGTTTGSTAGASAAASEGLGIPAKAGIAAVAAVAATAGLVWALTGAEPEPVAQPAPTPTVAAPAETPPPPPSPKPTPKPTPPPVPAPPPAPKPTPRKTPPPSPTPTASPTPKPTLRPVVKPKAKPKPKPPKPGPAVYQIDTLQYGVFGDGTKPEVNLAQSSLVWQRSGLTMDGTRYAHGVSMHAPSSMLIDLNRQCTSYDAIVGIDDITVPIGPGGVRFSVYGDGERLWRSPVLRRGDTPIPVHVSLAGRRTLRLVVEEHTPFGQAAMADWAESRISCR; encoded by the coding sequence ATGAGCGGTGACAGTCGGGACGAGACGCCGGCCGCCGCCGGCACGGCGGAGGCGGGCGGGCTGCCGTCCCGGCAGGTGCCGAGCCAGGGCGGCCCGGGCGGGGCCCACGGCTCCGCGCCGAGCGCGCCGGCTCCCGAGGCGAGCGTGCCGCAGCAGCGCGAGGGCGGCGGCGTCCCGCCGTCGGCCGCCGAGGCGTTCGACCACGGCGGCGCCGACACCGACTCCGGTTCCGGCTCCGTCCTGCCGCCGCCGCTCGATCTGCCGCCGTCCGACGCCGAGCTGATCCAGCGCATGCGGGACGGCGACGACAGCGCGTACGAGGAGCTGTTCCGCCGGCACTCCGCCGCCGTCCGCCGCTACGCCCGCTCCTGCTGCCGGGACGCCGACACCGCCGACGACCTGACGGCCGAGGTCTTCGCCCGCACGCTGCAGGCGGTACGCGGCGGGGCCGGGCCCGAGCAGGCGGTGCGCGCCTATCTGCTGACCTCCGTGCGCCGGGTCGCCGCGACCTGGATCCGCACCCAGAAGCGCGAGCACCTGGTCGAGGACTTCGCGGTGTTCGCCGAGGAGGCCGCCCGGGCCGCCGAGGTCTCCGACCAGTCGGCGACCTTCGGCGCCGGGCTCGACCTGGGCGCGGACGTCCTCGCCATGCACGAGGCCGAACAGTCCCTGGCCATGCAGGCGTTCCGCTCGCTGCCGGAGCGCTGGCAGGCCGTGCTGTGGCACACCACGGTCGAGGAGGAGTCGCCCAGCGAGGTCGCCCCGCTGTTCGGGCTCACCGCCAACGCGACCGCCGTGCTCGCCAGCCGCGCCCGCGAGGGCCTCAAGCAGGCCTATCTGCAGGCGCACGTCAGCCAGTCGCTCACCGCGGGCGGCGACTGCGCCCGCTACGCCGACCGGCTCGGCGCGTACGCGCGCGGCGGGCTGCGGATGCGGGCCGAGCGCGGACTGCGCAAGCACATCGAGGAGTGCGCCAAGTGCCGGCTGGCCGCCGGTGAGCTGGCGCACGTGAACGCCGGGATCCCCGCGCTGCTGCCGGTCGCCGTCATCGGCTGGTTCGCCGCCGGGTACTCGCTCAAGGCCGCCGGTGTGGTGGCCGGCGGAGCCGCCGGGGCGGGCGCGGCCGGTGCCGCGGCCGCCGCGACGGGCGGCACCACGACCGGCTCCACCGCCGGCGCGTCGGCCGCCGCCTCCGAGGGCCTGGGCATCCCCGCGAAGGCGGGCATCGCGGCGGTGGCCGCGGTCGCCGCGACCGCGGGCCTGGTGTGGGCGCTGACCGGGGCCGAACCGGAGCCGGTCGCCCAGCCCGCCCCCACGCCGACGGTGGCCGCGCCCGCCGAGACGCCGCCCCCGCCGCCGAGCCCGAAGCCCACCCCGAAGCCGACGCCTCCCCCCGTACCGGCGCCGCCGCCCGCGCCCAAGCCGACGCCGCGGAAGACCCCGCCGCCGAGCCCCACGCCGACGGCGAGCCCCACCCCGAAGCCGACGCTCCGGCCGGTCGTGAAGCCCAAGGCGAAGCCGAAGCCGAAGCCGCCGAAGCCCGGCCCGGCCGTCTACCAGATCGACACGCTGCAGTACGGGGTGTTCGGCGACGGCACCAAGCCGGAGGTCAACCTCGCCCAGAGCAGCCTCGTGTGGCAGCGCTCCGGCCTGACGATGGACGGCACCCGCTACGCCCACGGCGTCAGCATGCACGCCCCGTCCTCGATGCTCATCGACCTCAACCGCCAGTGCACGAGCTACGACGCGATCGTCGGCATCGACGACATCACCGTGCCCATCGGCCCCGGCGGCGTCCGCTTCTCCGTCTACGGCGACGGCGAACGCCTCTGGCGCTCCCCGGTCCTGCGCCGCGGCGACACCCCGATCCCGGTCCACGTCAGCCTCGCCGGCCGCCGCACCCTGCGCCTGGTGGTGGAGGAGCACACCCCGTTCGGCCAGGCGGCGATGGCGGACTGGGCCGAGTCGCGGATCAGCTGCCGGTAG
- a CDS encoding BTAD domain-containing putative transcriptional regulator, with protein MRYLILGTTDVLDVHGAPLPLGGARLRALLAALALRGGRTVSVGELVDDVYGDEPPQDAQAAVQALVGRLRRVLGKEAVGSGPGGYRLAAGPEDIDLYVFERHAREAGARLDAGDPEGAAALLRTALALFRGPALADLPEPAGVRPEAQRLAALRQRVEADLRRGATTGLVPELTELTGAYPYDETFHVQLIRALRAEGRPADALAAYESARRTLADGLGADPGPELAALHAELLAGEAPVPAPAPAPAPGPGPAPVPETGNIRPRLTSFVGREPDLAALRTDLDRSRLVTLTGPGGSGKTRLAEEAALQAVGPAAWIAELAPLDTPEAVPGAVLSALRLRETNLIARDGVPLQDDPTAQLVEHLSRRPLLLVLDNCEHVIDGAAALAETLLTHCPGLRVLATSREPLGVPGEAVRPVEPLPPTPAHRLFAERARAVRPGFRAEDDLPDVDEICRRLDGLPLAIELAAARLRLLTPRQIADRLDDRFQLLTSGSRTVLPRQQTLRAVVDWSWELLDPAERDLLRQVSVFAGGWDLAAAEALNPVAPGAPAPVPDTVGVLGSLVEKSLVVASPTEDGEMRYRLLETIHEYAAERAAETPALRAAAEAAHTAHFTAFAETADPLLRSGEQLPWIARIERDLDNLRAALHRTVVTAPDEAAAARLVFAVGWFWWLRNYRPEAMSWVERALSLGEDPTDPDDPRYWPRMQLRMLQFFLASESANAPSLRDDPEAAALVARVRAAFSDHPGPESARFPGMLWPLTSFLTDTPSDVRALLDLAVANCRRYGGEWEIGVALMFRTHMIVDMPGGMPGIDEDLAELRALSRRVGDRWMRAQVASAAGEANMMRGRLAEAREAYVEALTFAREVGAHAEAPFLLARLAELDFRAGDRAVALKGLDEATAEADRYHVHDARTYVGFLRAEIALSDGDVPAARRHVEVAGATIGVGTPPPHFEAAVHGLAARIEAHEGAGVPAVVHAVAALRLAVDAGSAEFVTTGLTEGVASALSLAGEPALALRLLGATDGWRSAVPRALPEVQEATALVERTAATLDAPAREAARASGHGLTLDEVLSLLEPYAATGS; from the coding sequence GTGCGGTATCTGATCCTCGGGACCACCGATGTCCTCGACGTCCACGGCGCGCCCCTTCCCCTCGGCGGCGCCCGGCTGCGGGCGCTGCTCGCCGCGCTCGCGTTGCGGGGCGGGCGGACGGTGTCCGTGGGGGAGTTGGTCGACGATGTGTACGGGGACGAGCCGCCGCAGGACGCGCAGGCCGCGGTGCAGGCGCTCGTCGGGCGGCTGCGGCGGGTGCTCGGCAAGGAGGCCGTCGGGTCGGGGCCCGGGGGGTACCGGCTGGCGGCCGGGCCCGAGGACATCGACCTGTACGTGTTCGAGCGCCACGCGCGCGAGGCGGGCGCCCGGCTCGACGCCGGGGACCCGGAGGGCGCGGCCGCGCTGCTGCGCACCGCCCTCGCCCTGTTCCGCGGCCCCGCGCTCGCCGACCTGCCCGAGCCCGCCGGCGTCCGCCCCGAGGCCCAGCGGCTCGCCGCGCTCCGGCAGCGCGTCGAGGCCGACCTGCGGCGCGGCGCCACCACGGGCCTCGTCCCGGAGCTGACCGAGCTGACCGGCGCGTACCCCTACGACGAGACCTTCCACGTCCAGCTGATCCGGGCCCTGCGCGCGGAGGGCCGCCCGGCCGACGCGCTCGCCGCGTACGAGAGCGCCCGCCGCACCCTCGCCGACGGCCTCGGCGCCGACCCCGGGCCCGAACTCGCCGCCCTGCACGCCGAACTCCTCGCCGGGGAGGCGCCAGTACCCGCGCCGGCACCCGCACCGGCGCCCGGACCCGGACCCGCCCCTGTACCCGAGACCGGCAACATCCGCCCCCGCCTCACCTCCTTCGTCGGCCGCGAACCCGACCTCGCCGCGCTCCGCACCGACCTCGACCGCTCCCGGCTCGTCACCCTCACCGGCCCCGGCGGCTCCGGAAAGACCCGGCTCGCCGAGGAAGCCGCCCTCCAAGCCGTCGGCCCCGCCGCCTGGATCGCCGAACTCGCCCCGCTCGACACCCCCGAGGCCGTACCCGGAGCCGTCCTCTCCGCCCTCCGGCTGCGCGAGACCAATCTGATCGCCCGCGACGGCGTCCCCCTTCAGGACGACCCCACCGCCCAGCTCGTCGAGCACCTCTCCCGCCGCCCGCTGCTCCTCGTCCTCGACAATTGCGAGCACGTCATCGACGGCGCGGCCGCCCTCGCCGAAACCCTCCTCACCCACTGCCCCGGCCTGCGCGTCCTCGCCACCAGCCGGGAGCCGCTCGGCGTCCCCGGCGAAGCCGTCCGCCCTGTCGAACCGCTCCCGCCGACCCCCGCCCACCGCCTCTTCGCCGAACGCGCCCGCGCCGTCCGCCCCGGCTTCCGCGCCGAGGACGACCTTCCGGACGTCGACGAGATCTGCCGCCGCCTCGACGGCCTGCCCCTCGCCATCGAACTCGCCGCCGCCCGGCTGCGGCTGCTCACCCCGCGGCAGATCGCCGACCGCCTCGACGACCGCTTCCAGCTCCTCACCTCCGGCTCCCGCACCGTGCTGCCCCGCCAGCAGACCCTCCGCGCCGTCGTCGACTGGTCCTGGGAGCTCCTCGACCCCGCCGAACGCGACCTGCTGCGCCAGGTCTCCGTCTTCGCCGGCGGCTGGGACCTCGCCGCCGCCGAGGCCCTGAACCCGGTCGCACCCGGCGCCCCCGCGCCCGTCCCCGACACCGTCGGCGTGCTCGGCAGCCTCGTCGAGAAGTCCCTCGTGGTGGCCAGCCCCACCGAGGACGGCGAGATGCGCTACCGCCTCCTGGAGACCATCCACGAGTACGCGGCGGAGCGCGCCGCCGAGACCCCGGCCCTGCGCGCCGCCGCCGAAGCCGCCCACACCGCCCACTTCACCGCCTTCGCCGAGACCGCCGACCCCCTGCTCCGCTCCGGCGAACAGCTCCCCTGGATCGCCAGGATCGAGCGCGACCTCGACAACCTCCGGGCCGCCCTGCACCGCACCGTCGTCACCGCCCCCGACGAGGCCGCCGCCGCCCGGCTCGTCTTCGCCGTCGGCTGGTTCTGGTGGCTGCGCAACTACCGCCCCGAGGCCATGAGCTGGGTCGAGCGCGCCCTGAGCCTCGGCGAGGACCCCACGGACCCGGACGACCCCCGCTACTGGCCCCGCATGCAGCTGCGCATGCTCCAGTTCTTCCTCGCCTCGGAGAGCGCGAACGCCCCCTCGCTCCGCGACGACCCGGAGGCCGCCGCCCTCGTCGCCCGGGTGCGGGCCGCGTTCTCCGATCACCCCGGGCCCGAGTCCGCGCGCTTCCCCGGCATGCTCTGGCCGCTCACCAGCTTCCTCACCGACACCCCGTCCGACGTCCGCGCCCTCCTCGACCTGGCCGTCGCCAACTGCCGCCGGTACGGCGGCGAATGGGAGATCGGAGTCGCGCTGATGTTCCGCACCCACATGATCGTCGACATGCCCGGCGGCATGCCCGGCATCGACGAGGACCTCGCCGAACTGCGCGCCCTCTCCCGCCGGGTCGGCGACCGCTGGATGCGGGCCCAGGTCGCCAGCGCCGCCGGCGAGGCCAACATGATGCGCGGCCGGCTCGCTGAGGCCCGCGAGGCATACGTGGAGGCGCTGACCTTCGCCCGCGAGGTCGGCGCGCACGCCGAGGCCCCGTTCCTCCTCGCCCGGCTCGCCGAACTCGACTTCCGCGCGGGCGACCGAGCCGTCGCCCTCAAGGGACTCGACGAGGCGACGGCCGAGGCCGACCGCTATCACGTCCACGACGCCCGGACCTATGTCGGCTTCCTGCGCGCCGAGATCGCCCTGTCCGACGGAGACGTCCCCGCCGCCCGCCGCCATGTCGAGGTGGCCGGCGCGACGATCGGCGTGGGCACCCCGCCGCCGCACTTCGAGGCCGCCGTGCACGGCCTCGCCGCCCGTATCGAGGCGCACGAGGGGGCGGGGGTCCCGGCCGTCGTCCACGCCGTCGCGGCGCTGCGCCTCGCCGTCGACGCGGGCAGCGCCGAGTTCGTCACCACCGGCCTCACCGAGGGCGTGGCCAGCGCCTTGTCCCTTGCCGGCGAGCCGGCACTGGCGCTCCGCCTGCTCGGCGCCACCGACGGCTGGCGCTCCGCCGTCCCGCGCGCCCTCCCCGAGGTCCAGGAGGCGACCGCGCTGGTGGAGCGCACCGCCGCGACCCTCGACGCCCCGGCCCGCGAAGCCGCCCGCGCCTCGGGCCACGGCCTCACCCTGGACGAGGTCCTGTCCCTGCTGGAGCCCTACGCCGCTACCGGCAGCTGA
- a CDS encoding TetR/AcrR family transcriptional regulator, whose translation MQIQDSYGQVRTAQSAPNGRSAPLRVDAQRNLEHVLRAAREVFGELGYGAPMEDVARRARVGVGTVYRRFPSKDVLVRRIAEEETARLTEQARTALGQEDEPWSALSRFLRTSVASGAGRLLPPQVLRVGVDEVVLPTGAADDEARVPQQRVSVPGAAPGVNGHAGPSAQAAYGEQGEQRIVAPRAVPAAEQDDAGAAELLEVVGRLVDRAREAGELRTDVTVSDVLLVIATAAPALPDAAQQAAASARLLDILLEGLRSR comes from the coding sequence ATGCAGATTCAGGATTCGTACGGGCAGGTGCGTACGGCGCAGTCGGCGCCGAACGGGCGGTCCGCGCCGCTGCGGGTGGACGCGCAGCGGAATCTGGAGCATGTGCTCCGGGCGGCGCGCGAGGTGTTCGGCGAGCTCGGGTACGGGGCGCCGATGGAGGACGTGGCGCGGCGCGCCCGGGTCGGTGTCGGCACCGTGTACCGGCGCTTTCCCAGCAAGGACGTGCTGGTCCGGCGGATAGCCGAGGAGGAGACCGCGCGCCTCACCGAGCAGGCGCGCACCGCGCTCGGGCAGGAGGACGAGCCGTGGTCGGCGCTCTCCCGCTTCCTGCGCACCTCGGTTGCCTCGGGCGCCGGTCGGCTGCTGCCGCCGCAGGTGCTGCGGGTGGGCGTGGACGAGGTGGTGCTGCCCACGGGCGCGGCGGACGACGAGGCGCGGGTGCCGCAGCAGCGGGTCTCGGTGCCGGGCGCCGCTCCGGGTGTGAACGGGCACGCGGGGCCGTCGGCACAGGCTGCCTACGGTGAGCAGGGCGAGCAGCGGATCGTGGCGCCGCGCGCGGTGCCGGCGGCCGAGCAGGACGACGCGGGGGCGGCCGAGCTCCTGGAGGTCGTCGGCCGGCTGGTGGACCGGGCCCGGGAGGCGGGCGAGCTGCGCACCGACGTGACGGTGTCCGACGTGCTCCTGGTGATAGCCACCGCCGCTCCCGCGCTGCCGGACGCGGCGCAGCAGGCGGCGGCCTCGGCACGGCTCCTCGACATCCTTCTGGAGGGTCTGCGCTCGCGGTAG
- a CDS encoding NAD(P)/FAD-dependent oxidoreductase: MTEPVRILVVGGGYVGMYTALRLQRQLKAELKSRTAEITVVTPEPYMTYQPFLPEAAAGSISPRHVVVPLRRVLDRCRIVIGEVHSVDHAKRTATLSTLATEEEGTGAIRLGYDELVIAPGSVSRTLPVPGLADHGIGFKTVEEAIGLRNHVIEQMDIASSTRDPAIRDAALTFVFVGGGYAGVEALAELEDMARYTARYYHNLKPEDLRWVLVEASDRILPEVGAEMGRYAIRELRGRNIDVRLGTRLDSCENRVAVLSDGTRLPTRTVVWTAGVKPAPVVAATDLPLDARGRIVCTAQLTVAGTEHAWAAGDAAAVPDVTAGEPGKECAPNAQHAVRQTKVLAENIAAALRGQPLKEYAHAYAGSVASLGLHKGVAHVYGRKLKGYPAWFMHRAYHLSRVPTFNRKARVLAEWTLSGLFKREIVSLGSLEHPRAEFELAAAPPPAPKDPSPDKSPDDPAG, from the coding sequence GTGACCGAACCTGTGCGCATCCTCGTCGTCGGCGGCGGCTACGTCGGTATGTACACCGCGCTGCGCCTCCAGCGGCAGCTCAAGGCGGAGCTGAAGAGCCGCACGGCCGAGATCACGGTGGTCACCCCCGAGCCGTACATGACGTACCAGCCGTTCCTGCCCGAGGCCGCCGCCGGCAGCATCTCCCCCCGCCACGTCGTCGTCCCGCTGCGCCGGGTCCTGGACCGCTGCCGCATCGTCATCGGCGAGGTCCACTCCGTCGACCACGCCAAGCGCACGGCGACCCTCTCCACCCTCGCCACCGAGGAGGAGGGCACCGGAGCGATCCGGCTCGGCTACGACGAGCTGGTCATCGCGCCCGGCTCGGTCTCCCGCACCCTCCCGGTCCCCGGCCTCGCCGACCACGGCATCGGCTTCAAGACCGTCGAGGAGGCCATCGGCCTGCGCAACCACGTCATCGAGCAGATGGACATCGCCTCCTCCACCCGCGACCCCGCGATCCGCGACGCCGCCCTCACCTTCGTCTTCGTCGGCGGCGGCTACGCGGGCGTCGAGGCCCTCGCCGAACTCGAGGACATGGCCCGCTACACCGCGCGGTACTACCACAACCTCAAGCCCGAGGACCTGCGCTGGGTGCTTGTCGAGGCCTCCGACCGGATCCTCCCCGAGGTCGGCGCGGAGATGGGCCGCTACGCCATCCGCGAGCTGCGCGGCCGCAACATCGACGTACGCCTCGGCACCCGCCTCGACTCCTGCGAGAACCGCGTCGCCGTGCTCAGCGACGGCACCCGCCTGCCCACCCGTACCGTCGTGTGGACCGCCGGCGTGAAACCCGCGCCGGTCGTCGCCGCCACCGACCTGCCGCTCGACGCGCGCGGCCGGATCGTCTGCACCGCGCAGCTCACCGTCGCCGGCACCGAACACGCCTGGGCCGCCGGCGACGCCGCCGCCGTCCCCGACGTCACGGCCGGGGAGCCGGGCAAGGAATGCGCCCCCAACGCCCAGCACGCCGTCCGCCAGACGAAGGTGCTCGCCGAGAACATCGCCGCCGCCCTGCGCGGGCAGCCCCTCAAGGAGTACGCCCACGCCTACGCCGGCTCCGTCGCGTCGCTCGGGCTCCACAAAGGAGTCGCCCACGTCTACGGCCGCAAACTCAAGGGCTACCCGGCCTGGTTCATGCACCGCGCCTACCACCTCAGCCGGGTCCCCACGTTCAACCGCAAGGCCCGCGTCCTGGCCGAATGGACCCTGTCCGGCCTGTTCAAACGCGAGATCGTCTCCCTCGGCTCCCTGGAACACCCACGCGCCGAATTCGAACTCGCCGCCGCACCTCCACCCGCACCGAAGGACCCGTCCCCCGACAAGTCCCCGGACGATCCCGCGGGCTGA